Proteins encoded by one window of Vitis riparia cultivar Riparia Gloire de Montpellier isolate 1030 chromosome 11, EGFV_Vit.rip_1.0, whole genome shotgun sequence:
- the LOC117924669 gene encoding F-box protein CPR1-like — protein MATTATVAASAALPHDLIINILTRLPAKALCKFRCVSKQWLNLISDPYFVSLHHTRSRSNPNLLLVRSSPHDATDASNENLTLDITCSQMNSYSDHEFAVTIKESTVHMLPSRWDLVFFAGENAFYVCNPSIQEFFKLPHCSTCTSGEVNAGLGFNSATKEYVLVHLFDRSMDTYEYDIGIEVLRLSECRLGGSDSGSWKVVEGKNCPCQIRGWGVFVGNSFYWMIWDEFEQPGEEAIVYFDLDREEFGVVAAPKGCFDTEEVWFLVELRGFLCLVDSTTRPFTIDIWMMKDCEKVGEWVREYSIDLSGFSIKIVKSIVPLDYRDGEILMDSNRESLEAYNVENKSFRRMSNRIEGNWTWLRLYTDSFFSLGST, from the coding sequence ATGGCGACGACGGCGACGGTGGCCGCCAGCGCCGCTCTCCCTCACGATCTCATCATCAACATCCTTACAAGATTGCCAGCCAAAGCCCTCTGCAAATTTAGGTGCGTGTCCAAACAGTGGCTCAATCTCATCTCCGATCCCTATTTCGTCAGCCTCCACCATACTAGATCCCGATCAAACCCTAATCTCCTTTTGGTTCGATCCTCACCCCACGATGCCACCGATGCTTCCAATGAGAATTTAACTCTCGATATCACTTGTAGCCAAATGAACTCATACTCAGATCACGAATTCGCTGTAACCATCAAAGAATCAACAGTTCACATGTTGCCGTCGAGGTGGGACTTGGTGTTTTTCGCCGGAGAAAATGCGTTTTACGTGTGTAATCCAAGTATCCAAGAGTTTTTTAAATTGCCCCATTGCAGTACTTGTACTTCTGGTGAGGTGAATGCTGGATTGGGGTTCAATAGTGCGACAAAGGAGTATGTTCTTGTGCATTTGTTCGATAGGAGCATGGATACTTATGAGTATGACATTGGTATCGAGGTGCTTAGATTGTCGGAATGCCGCCTTGGTGGTAGTGATTCAGGTAGTTGGAAGGTGGTTGAAGGGAAGAATTGCCCATGTCAGATAAGGGGGTGGGGGGTTTTTGTTGGAAATTCATTTTATTGGATGATCTGGGATGAGTTTGAGCAACCTGGTGAGGAGGCAATAGTGTATTTTGATTTGGATAGGGAGGAATTTGGAGTTGTGGCGGCACCTAAGGGTTGTTTTGATACCGAGGAGGTTTGGTTCTTGGTGGAGCTGAGGGGTTTCTTGTGTTTGGTTGATAGCACAACAAGGCCTTTCACAATTGATATATGGATGATGAAGGATTGTGAGAAAGTGGGGGAGTGGGTGAGAGAGTATAGCATTGATTTGAGTGGGTTTAGTATTAAAATTGTGAAGTCCATTGTGCCTTTGGATTACCGGGACGGAGAAATATTGATGGATTCAAATCGAGAGAGTCTAGAGGCTTATAATGTGGAAAACAAAAGCTTCAGAAGAATGAGCAATCGCATTGAAGGGAACTGGACATGGTTGCGACTCTACACTGATAGTTTCTTCTCTTTAGGAAGTACGTAG